A stretch of Triticum aestivum cultivar Chinese Spring chromosome 1D, IWGSC CS RefSeq v2.1, whole genome shotgun sequence DNA encodes these proteins:
- the LOC123182646 gene encoding non-symbiotic hemoglobin isoform X1: protein MSSNGEERAATMERPSEEPVVSAARFSEEQAATTEMPSEEASTFSEEQEALVLSAWDAMKGDSAAIALKFFLRIFEIAPAAKPMFPFLRDAGEDAPLESHPKLKAHAVTVFVMACESATQLRKTGDVKVREATLRRLGATHVRAGVADAHFEVVKTALLDTIEGAVPEMWTPEMKAAWEEAYDQLAAAIKEEMKLAAAA from the exons ATGAGCAGCAACGGCGAAGAGCGGGCCGCAACGATGGAGAGGCCATCGGAGGAGCCAGTGGTGTCGGCGGCCAGATTCAGCGAGGAGCAGGCTGCAACGACGGAGATGCCATCGGAGGAGGCGAGCACCTTCAGCGAGGAGCAGGAGGCGCTGGTGCTGAGCGCGTGGGACGCCATGAAGGGGGACTCCGCCGCCATCGCGCTCAAGTTCTTCCTCAG GATCTTCGAGATCGCGCCGGCGGCCAAGCCGATGTTCCCGTTCCTGCGCGACGCCGGCGAGGACGCGCCGCTCGAGAGCCACCCGAAGCTCAAGGCGCACGCCGTGACCGTCTTCGTCATGGCCTGCGAGTCGGCCACGCAGCTGCGCAAGACCGGCGACGTCAAGGTGAGGGAGGCCACGCTGAGGCGCCTCGGCGCCACCCACGTCAGGGCCGGCGTCGCCGACGCGCACTTCGAGGTGGTGAAGACGGCGCTGCTGGACACCATCGAGGGCGCCGTCCCCGAGATGTGGACGCCGGAGATGAAGGCCGCCTGGGAGGAGGCCTACGACCAGCTCGCCGCCGCCATCAAGGAGGAGATGAAGCTTGCTGCGGCGGCTTGA
- the LOC123182646 gene encoding non-symbiotic hemoglobin isoform X2, with protein sequence MAFSEAQEELVLRSWKAMKPDSESIALKFFLRIFEIAPAAKPMFPFLRDAGEDAPLESHPKLKAHAVTVFVMACESATQLRKTGDVKVREATLRRLGATHVRAGVADAHFEVVKTALLDTIEGAVPEMWTPEMKAAWEEAYDQLAAAIKEEMKLAAAA encoded by the exons ATGGCGTTCAgcgaggcgcaggaggagctggtcCTGCGCTCATGGAAAGCCATGAAGCCGGACTCCGAATCCATCGCTCTCAAGTTCTTCCTCAG GATCTTCGAGATCGCGCCGGCGGCCAAGCCGATGTTCCCGTTCCTGCGCGACGCCGGCGAGGACGCGCCGCTCGAGAGCCACCCGAAGCTCAAGGCGCACGCCGTGACCGTCTTCGTCATGGCCTGCGAGTCGGCCACGCAGCTGCGCAAGACCGGCGACGTCAAGGTGAGGGAGGCCACGCTGAGGCGCCTCGGCGCCACCCACGTCAGGGCCGGCGTCGCCGACGCGCACTTCGAGGTGGTGAAGACGGCGCTGCTGGACACCATCGAGGGCGCCGTCCCCGAGATGTGGACGCCGGAGATGAAGGCCGCCTGGGAGGAGGCCTACGACCAGCTCGCCGCCGCCATCAAGGAGGAGATGAAGCTTGCTGCGGCGGCTTGA